A region of Drosophila mauritiana strain mau12 chromosome 3L, ASM438214v1, whole genome shotgun sequence DNA encodes the following proteins:
- the LOC117140718 gene encoding transcription elongation regulator 1: MLTPCLLLVATVASFSLHAQAIRVDWGTNTGPIAPPPPRTTPQPPRKPYRDPAPVWEDQSDDVPNPNPYVYVLPPPSRPRTWAIPAGPYAPPNYNNLPPKGNNYGQLASNSYSGGVTSVPGLAAQYVPGVGIKYTAIVPDKLQGKYNAKTKKYKAYEKAKYAYPWNYLQQLPVEEKALEWQAELEKRLDEEQAQSRSQALSSSTTSTTSSTSTATSTTTTPAPLPSADSTTTAASTTTSTSTQQPTTFANYKLAHEKSAHLKKHSKQKKLLQLHMEQEKKALKKLQQGQNSLQTS; encoded by the exons ATG CTGACTCCTTGCCTGCTGCTAGTCGCCACAGTCGCCAGTTTCAGCCTCCACGCGCAGGCCATCCGGGTGGACTGGGGCACCAACACAGGACCCATAGCACCACCTCCGCCGCGCACCACTCCGCAGCCGCCAAGGAAGCCATACCGGGATCCAGCGCCCGTCTGGGAGGACCAGAGCGATGACGTACCCAACCCCAATCCCTATGT CTACGTGTTGCCACCGCCTTCGAGACCAAGGACCTGGGCGATTCCCGCAGGACCCTATGCTCCGCCCAACTACAACAACCTGCCGCCCAAGGGCAACAACTACGGCCAGCTGGCCAGCAATTCCTACAGCGGAGGTGTGACCTCCGTGCCGGGACTGGCCGCACAGTATGTGCCCGGAGTGGGCATCAAGTATACGGCGATTGTGCCCGACAAGCTGCAGGGCAAATACAACGCGAAGACCAAGAAGTACAAGGCCTACGAGAAGGCCAAGTACGCGTACCCCTGGAACTAT ttgcagcagttGCCGGTGGAGGAGAAGGCCTTGGAATGGCAGGCGGAGCTCGAGAAGCGGCTCGACGAGGAGCAGGCTCAGTCGCGGTCTCAGGCTCTCAGCTCCTCCACGACAAGCACCACTTCCAGCACCTCAACagccaccagcaccaccaccacaccagcACCACTTCCATCCGCAGACAGCACCACAACTGCCGCATCGACGACAACATCTACGAGCACGCAGCAGCCCACAACATTTGCCAATTACAAGCTGGCACACGAGAAGAGCGCCCATCTGAAGAAGCACAGCAAACAGAAGAAGCTCCTCCAGCTGCACATGGAGCAGGAGAAGAAGGCGCTGAAGAAGCTCCAGCAGGGGCAAAACTCGTTGCAGACCAGTTGA
- the LOC117140630 gene encoding cuticle protein 7, with amino-acid sequence MPTCPVSMAYGWGFGFVVLCLLHIAHTQRGPAGHIEFYSDYGRNHDEERLHYAHQYHISDVASRVHILHREQRHGDYVSGSYSHLEPSGHIRSVHYEVRGANRGFKAVVEQRTGNSRVHQALEFRSRQPIRALAIAEPVAFVI; translated from the exons ATGCCCACGTGTCCGGTCAGCATGGCATATGGATGGGGATTCGGCTTCGTGGTCCTCTGTCTGCTgcatattgcgcatacgcagcgtggtCCGGCTGGGCACATCGAGTTTTACAGCGATTACGGCAGAAATCATGACGAGGAAAGG CTCCACTACGCGCATCAGTACCACATCTCCGACGTGGCCAGTCGGGTGCACATCCTGCATCGAGAGCAGCGCCATGGCGACTACGTCTCCGGGTCGTACTCCCACCTGGAGCCCAGTGGACACATTCGCAGTGTGCACTACGAGGTGCGAGGAGCCAACCGGGGATTCAAGGCCGTGGTTGAGCAGCGAACCGGGAACAGTCGGGTGCACCAGGCGCTGGAATTCCGGAGCAGGCAACCGATCCGGGCTCTGGCTATAGCCGAGCCTGTGGCATTTGTGATTTAA
- the LOC117141245 gene encoding larval cuticle protein A2B, with protein sequence MANFVCFVILSLALFASVAVARPGYALDYYDHPKYAFNYGVADHSTGDVKSQHETRDGDVVKGQYSLVEPDGSIRTVDYTADSIHGFNAVVTKSGPTVHAQAVVASPIVAHKPVLTHYEPQVVKHVAPVAHAPLVVASPAPYVAKHYAPAAAAPIHYDYDDGYYNQGQQYEYIPQYDQYSGHYGHYASPYAGHY encoded by the exons ATGGCAAACTTCGTGTGCTTCGTTATCCTTTCGTTGGCTCTCTTCGCCAGTGTTGCTGTGGCGCGACCGGGATATGCCCTGGATTACTAT GATCATCCGAAATATGCCTTTAACTACGGAGTGGCTGACCACAGCACAGGAGATGTGAAGTCACAGCACGAGACGCGAGATGGAGATGTGGTCAAGG GTCAGTACTCTCTGGTTGAACCCGATGGCTCCATTCGCACTGTGGACTACACGGCGGACTCCATTCACGGCTTCAATGCCGTGGTGACCAAGTCGGGACCAACTGTGCACGCCCAGGCGGTGGTGGCGAGTCCCATTGTGGCCCACAAGCCCGTCCTGACCCACTACGAGCCGCAGGTGGTGAAGCACGTGGCTCCAGTGGCCCACGCACCTCTGGTGGTCGCCTCCCCGGCGCCTTATG TGGCCAAGCACTATGCTCCGGCGGCAGCTGCACCCATCCACTACGACTACGATGATGGCTACTACAACCAGGGCCAGCAGTACGAGTACATCCCCCAGTACGACCAGTACAGCGGCCACTACGGCCACTATGCGAGTCCCTATGCGGGCCACTACTAG
- the LOC117141246 gene encoding cuticle protein 7, with protein sequence MAFFKSLICLAVLSAASAGVLHGHGAGLYAAAPAIYAGHGHHDEGIDYHAYPKYHYNYGVADSHTGDVKSQHEVRDGDVVKGSYSLVEPDGSVRTVEYTADDHNGFNAVVHKTGPTVHHAAPAVVAHAAPAVVHAAPAYAPAIAHHVAAAPAVPYAGSLAHQVPAYGYATHNAHAHVAHY encoded by the exons ATGGCATTCTTCAAA TCCCTCATCTGCCTGGCCGTCCTGAGCGCCGCCTCCGCCGGAGTCCTCCACGGACATGGTGCTGGTCTCTACGCCGCCGCCCCGGCCATCTATGCCGGCCATGGTCACCACGACGAGGGAATCGATTACCAT GCCTACCCCAAGTACCACTACAACTACGGAGTGGCTGACTCCCACACCGGAGACGTGAAGTCGCAGCACGAGGTGCGCGATGGCGATGTCGTCAAGGGATCCTACTCCCTGGTGGAGCCCGATGGTTCGGTGCGCACCGTGGAGTACACCGCCGATGACCACAACGGCTTCAACGCCGTCGTCCACAAGACCGGCCCCACTGTGCACCACGCCGCTCCCGCTGTGGTTGCCCACGCCGCTCCCGCCGTGGTCCATGCTGCTCCAGCCTATGCCCCAGCCATTGCCCACCATGTGGCCGCCGCTCCCGCCGTGCCCTACGCCGGATCCCTGGCGCATCAGGTGCCCGCCTACGGATACGCCACCCACAACGCCCACGCGCATGTGGCCCACTACTAA
- the LOC117140185 gene encoding uncharacterized protein LOC117140185 isoform X1 has translation MSALSAPTTCGCSPVHWAIVIVLLSVAIGPGDAMARPARNTQLLFSELLGGENEDNNYYGDQLKFQQQQQEQKQQRVPAFARKWPSLRDLLLTVDYDDFGVTQESEEQVAPSSRLLARLHRLGDNGGGEELRYNVVNDLTNMPSKKVLPGHPLKDHNTKKNVQFRKQYMSPCHFKICNMGRKRNAGFNSY, from the exons ATGTCCGCCCTGTCCGCGCCCACCACATGTGGCTGCTCGCCCGTCCACTGGGCCATTGTCATTGTGCTCCTGTCAGTGGCGATTGGACCGGGAGACGCCATGGCCCGTCCAGCCCGCAACACGCAGTTGTTGTTCAGCGAGCTCCTGGGGGGCGAAAACGAGGACAACAACTACTACGGCGACCAGTTG AagttccagcagcagcagcaggaacagaagcagcagcggGTGCCAGCCTTCGCCAGGAAGTGGCCTTCGTTGAGGGATCTGCTGCTCACCGTGGACTACGATGACTTCGGGGTTACCCAGGAGAGCGAGGAGCAGGTGGCGCCCAGTTCCCGCCTGCTGGCTCGACTGCACAGGCTCGGCGATAACGGAGGCGGCGAGGAGCTGCGCTACAACGTCGTCAACGATCTGACCAACATGCCCAGCAAGAAGGTGCTGCCAGGACATCCCCTCAAGGATCACAACACCAAGAAGAACGTTCAGT TTCGTAAACAAT ATATGTCGCCTTGCCACTTCAAGATCTGCAACATGGGACGCAAGCGCAACGCTGGCTTCAATTCCTACTGA
- the LOC117140185 gene encoding uncharacterized protein LOC117140185 isoform X2, with amino-acid sequence MSALSAPTTCGCSPVHWAIVIVLLSVAIGPGDAMARPARNTQLLFSELLGGENEDNNYYGDQLKFQQQQQEQKQQRVPAFARKWPSLRDLLLTVDYDDFGVTQESEEQVAPSSRLLARLHRLGDNGGGEELRYNVVNDLTNMPSKKVLPGHPLKDHNTKKNVQYMSPCHFKICNMGRKRNAGFNSY; translated from the exons ATGTCCGCCCTGTCCGCGCCCACCACATGTGGCTGCTCGCCCGTCCACTGGGCCATTGTCATTGTGCTCCTGTCAGTGGCGATTGGACCGGGAGACGCCATGGCCCGTCCAGCCCGCAACACGCAGTTGTTGTTCAGCGAGCTCCTGGGGGGCGAAAACGAGGACAACAACTACTACGGCGACCAGTTG AagttccagcagcagcagcaggaacagaagcagcagcggGTGCCAGCCTTCGCCAGGAAGTGGCCTTCGTTGAGGGATCTGCTGCTCACCGTGGACTACGATGACTTCGGGGTTACCCAGGAGAGCGAGGAGCAGGTGGCGCCCAGTTCCCGCCTGCTGGCTCGACTGCACAGGCTCGGCGATAACGGAGGCGGCGAGGAGCTGCGCTACAACGTCGTCAACGATCTGACCAACATGCCCAGCAAGAAGGTGCTGCCAGGACATCCCCTCAAGGATCACAACACCAAGAAGAACGTTCAGT ATATGTCGCCTTGCCACTTCAAGATCTGCAACATGGGACGCAAGCGCAACGCTGGCTTCAATTCCTACTGA